The following proteins are co-located in the Triticum aestivum cultivar Chinese Spring chromosome 1A, IWGSC CS RefSeq v2.1, whole genome shotgun sequence genome:
- the LOC123113750 gene encoding uncharacterized protein has protein sequence MGHFAGPSASASADEAFWTACPHCCYTHSYPRLYVGRRLRCPTATCRRVFSADELPSTPPIVPGADMYFCTWAFFPLGPTAVAEGWAPFTPFNPAPPPSPSPVPNPTAATPACAVPTRVRPTSRKKVGVCLKGRARVEAEEEEEEEEEKASTVANLKAGEEVQADWLTLGDNGGSSGININETVDLSELGFRVDESGFLQEIP, from the coding sequence ATGGGACATTTCGCCGgaccctccgcctccgcctccgccgacgAGGCATTCTGGACCGCGTGCCCGCACTGCTGCTACACGCACTCCTACCCGCGCCTCTACGTAGGTCGCCGCCTCCGCTGCCCCACCGCTACCTGCCGCCGCGTCTTctccgccgacgagctcccctccACGCCGCCCATCGTCCCCGGCGCCGACATGTACTTCTGCACCTGGGCCTTCTTCCCGCTCGGTCCTACTGCCGTCGCTGAAGGCTGGGCCCCATTCACCCCCTTCAACCCcgccccccctccctccccctcccccgtccCAAACCCTACCGCTGCCACCCCCGCCTGTGCCGTTCCAACCCGCGTGAGACCCACCTCCAGGAAGAAGGTTGGCGTGTGCCTCAAGGGTAGGGCCCGTgtcgaggcggaggaggaagaggaagaagaggaggagaaggcaTCCACCGTCGCCAATCTCAAGGCCGGAGAGGAGGTGCAGGCGGATTGGCTGACCCTTGGCGACAACGGCGGCAGCAGCGGAATCAACATCAACGAGACGGTGGATCTGAGCGAGCTGGGTTTCCGCGTTGACGAGTCGGGATTTCTCCAAGAGATTCCGTGA